The following proteins are encoded in a genomic region of Neurospora crassa OR74A linkage group VI, whole genome shotgun sequence:
- a CDS encoding carboxylesterase: protein MFPSTTFLFISLGFFSLSSALIDSASLGVKFASPSALPVLTLPYGSYQASSYRSKSDIYVFRNIRYAAPPVGDLRWAKPAAPQINNTIQDGSYGPQCIQTAVSGLNLMGPGNKSPIGAALNQFLGGLPIPLFSGGSEDCLFLDLYIPGKTLRDLSGASKKPSPLPVAFWIHGGAYLFGSKESLQPFFYDGSSLLTQSVPSPGSMIFVSINYRLGTYGWLAGTSMENSAVPNVGLHDQRAALQWVKGYISLVGGDPKRVTAMGESAGAGSIMHHLVAEGGKLDPMFQRAILQSPAYQMAWDRNGTVDAIFKKFGGLAGCSSSSGKAVVNCLRKTSPDALAKANAALQASQMPGTFAVGPTPDGKLIRQMPLLELAQGNFWKGQSGSEMSLLISHVKDESSLFVSGAIRTNDQFSGFLDTVFPNYTRESGHAEKVEQFYPVPGKKSADGKRKYDSQATRMAAFLRDSCFTCNVRYLAEAYTPSRTYLMQYSVFPYLHATDLLPTFFTSTPASSSSSSPQTILDCLSTFFAPALAPFVSGISMAMQSYFASFIVSGDPNTYRKGLLNLPPVISWGKPSGIATAGPKAASSEERMGGVLNVGDWGFTTVRDDQNERTPCEFWKGFAREVSEVGGYEL from the exons CGTCGAGCTACCGGTCGAAGAGCGATAT ATACGTGTTTCGAAACATTCGCTATGCCGCTCCTCCTGTAGGAGATCTTCGTTGGGCAAAACCTGCGGCGCCACaaatcaacaacaccatccaAGATGGCAGCTATGGACCGCAATGCATCCAAACTGCAGTGTCTGGACTAAACCTTATGGGTCCAGGCAACAAGTCCCCCATCGGTGCTGCGCTTAACCAATT CCTAGGAGGACTTCCCATCCCGCTCTTCAGTGGCGGCTCTGAGGACTGTCTCTTTCTGGACCTGTACATTCCTGGAAAGACACTCCGCGACCTTTCCGGTGCTTCAAAGAAACCTTCGCCCCTCCCAGTAGCGTTCTGGATTCATGGCGGCGCCTATCTCTTTGGATCAAAAGAGTCTCTCCAACCATTCTTTTACGATGGTAGCTCTCTCCTCACTCAATCGGTCCCATCCCCCGGCTCTATGATCTTTGTATCAATCAACTACCGCCTCGGCACTTATGGCTGGCTCGCCGGCACATCGATGGAAAATTCTGCGGTTCCAAACGTTGGTTTACATGATCAGCGAGCAGCCCTTCAATGGGTTAAAGGTTACATTTCCCTGGTGGGTGGTGATCCAAAGCGCGTAACAGCGATGGGGGAATCTGCAGGAGCGGGGTCGATCATGCATCACCTAGTGGCCGAGGGCGGCAAGCTCGATCCTATGTTCCAAAGGGCCATCTTGCAGAGTCCAGCGTATCAAATGGCCTGGGATCGGAATGGGACTGTAGATGCCATCTTCAAGAAGTTTGGAGGGTTGGCAGGGTGCAGTTCTAGCTCTGGGAAAGCAGTGGTGAATTGCCTCCGCAAGACCTCGCCCGATGCGCTTGCAAAAGCCAACGCCGCGCTCCAAGCCTCGCAAATGCCTGGAACATTTGCAGTGGGACCGACGCCCGATGGAAAACTTATTCGTCAGATGCCGCTCCTGGAACTCGCTCAGGGAAACTTTTGGAAAGGACAGTCGGGGAGCGAAATGAGCTTGTTGATATCGCACGTCAAGGACGAGTCCAGTCTCTTCGTCAGCGGTGCCATCAGGACGAATGACCAGTTTTCCGGCTTTCTCGACACCGTGTTTCCAAACTACACGAGGGAAAGCGGGCATGCTGAGAAGGTTGAACAGTTCTATCCGGTGCCGGGCAAGAAGAGCGCCGatgggaagaggaagtacgACAGCCAGGCGACAAGGATGGCGGCGTTTCTGAGGGACAGTTGCTTTACGTGCAACGTGAGAT ATCTAGCCGAAGCCTACACCCCATCGCGAACCTACCTGATGCAATACTCTGTCTTCCCCTACCTACACGCCACCGACCTGCTTCCGACTTTTTTCACCTCCACGCCcgcgtcctcctcttcctcctcaccacaAACCATCCTCGACTGCCTCTCGACTTTCTTCGCTCCTGCCCTCGCGCCCTTCGTCTCCGGCATCAGCATGGCCATGCAAAGCTACTTTGCCTCGTTTATCGTTAGTGGCGACCCAAACACGTACCGCAAGGGACTGCTGAACCTGCCGCCGGTGATCAGCTGGGGAAAGCCTTCGGGTATTGCTACTGCTGGGCCGAAAGCAGCTAGTAGtgaggagaggatgggagGGGTGTTGAATGTGGGTGATTGGGGGTTTACGACGGTTCGTGACGATCAGAATGAGAGGACGCCTTGTGAGTTTTGGAAGGGGTTTGCAAGGGAGGTGAGTGAGGTCGGGGGGTATGAACTttga